The Fulvivirga ligni genome window below encodes:
- a CDS encoding KTSC domain-containing protein: MKRIKEYKKLFNIESTIDLQDLKKTYRNLVKEWHPDKFQEGDERAEEAKVMSLKIIDAYHFLISIAPETREANLEAYTKTTTESGIENYKHKGLLLEVSFTDGSTYEYFGVNNNVFNKFLNASNPYRFAKRNIFHSFLYRKSKKDVKKEESAA; the protein is encoded by the coding sequence ATGAAGCGTATTAAAGAGTACAAAAAGTTATTTAACATCGAGTCAACCATAGATCTGCAAGACCTAAAAAAAACCTACCGTAACTTAGTAAAAGAGTGGCACCCTGATAAATTTCAGGAAGGCGATGAGAGGGCTGAAGAGGCTAAAGTAATGAGTCTTAAAATCATAGACGCTTATCACTTTTTAATCAGCATAGCCCCTGAAACCAGAGAAGCCAACTTGGAAGCTTACACCAAAACCACTACAGAATCAGGAATAGAAAATTACAAGCATAAAGGACTATTACTGGAAGTGAGCTTTACCGATGGTTCCACCTATGAGTACTTTGGGGTGAACAATAATGTTTTCAACAAATTCCTCAACGCCAGCAACCCTTACCGTTTCGCTAAGCGTAACATTTTCCATTCTTTCCTTTACAGGAAGTCTAAGAAAGATGTGAAGAAAGAGGAGTCTGCGGCTTAA
- a CDS encoding nuclear transport factor 2 family protein, which translates to MMSINKQLARIGRGMIILIAYALIPNQVSAQEANTSELYLQLKSMDSLLFNVGFNQCDISQFENLTSEDFEFYHDRGGVTRLKDDFVESIKNGVCGGGKSTVQRELVENSLQVYPLTQNGVLYGAIQMGVHRFHDTTAKFTHVWLLEDGEWKISRALSYDHQSD; encoded by the coding sequence ATGATGAGTATTAACAAACAACTCGCCCGCATAGGAAGAGGTATGATTATCCTAATTGCCTATGCTTTAATCCCCAACCAAGTATCCGCTCAAGAGGCCAATACTTCTGAGCTTTACCTTCAGCTGAAATCAATGGATAGCTTATTATTCAATGTTGGTTTTAATCAGTGCGACATCAGCCAGTTTGAAAACTTAACCAGTGAAGATTTCGAGTTTTACCATGATCGGGGTGGTGTTACCAGATTAAAAGATGATTTTGTGGAGTCCATTAAAAATGGGGTTTGTGGAGGCGGAAAAAGTACGGTGCAGAGAGAGCTGGTAGAAAATAGCTTACAGGTATATCCGCTGACCCAAAACGGAGTTTTGTATGGAGCCATTCAGATGGGAGTTCACCGTTTTCATGACACTACGGCCAAGTTCACACATGTGTGGTTACTAGAAGATGGAGAATGGAAAATTTCCAGAGCTTTGAGCTATGATCATCAAAGTGATTAA